A stretch of the Bordetella genomosp. 8 genome encodes the following:
- a CDS encoding M15 family metallopeptidase — protein MFRPSDLLSLMTLRTIAGDGPAAAAPTRERPADFVDVAAYSQLDKPRRVQIDMRYAGSDNFIGRPIAGYLANKCLLTQAAASAAMRVVDDLEPYGLTLRFLDAYRPQRAVDDFIAWAGTPGDEKMKPAYFPEVDKQNLFKEGYLAQRSSHSRGSAMDVAIAAIDGAPGDMLDFGTAYDYFGRESHPSYPALSPAQKANRLLLRTLMIQAGFKPIETEWWHFQLADEPYPRTYFDFPVE, from the coding sequence ATGTTTCGCCCTTCAGACCTCCTCTCGCTGATGACGCTACGCACGATTGCAGGCGACGGTCCGGCAGCCGCGGCGCCGACTCGGGAACGGCCCGCCGATTTCGTCGATGTCGCGGCATATAGCCAGCTGGACAAGCCGCGCCGCGTCCAGATCGACATGCGGTATGCCGGCAGCGACAACTTCATCGGCCGGCCGATCGCAGGGTATCTCGCGAACAAGTGCCTGCTGACGCAGGCGGCGGCGAGCGCCGCCATGCGGGTCGTCGATGACCTCGAACCCTATGGCCTGACCCTGCGATTCCTGGACGCCTATCGTCCCCAGCGCGCCGTGGACGATTTCATCGCCTGGGCGGGGACGCCGGGCGATGAAAAGATGAAGCCTGCCTACTTTCCCGAGGTCGACAAACAGAACCTGTTCAAGGAAGGCTATCTGGCGCAAAGATCCAGCCACAGCCGGGGCAGCGCCATGGATGTCGCCATCGCGGCTATCGACGGCGCGCCGGGCGACATGCTGGATTTCGGCACGGCGTATGACTACTTCGGCCGGGAATCACACCCGTCGTACCCGGCGCTGTCGCCGGCGCAGAAGGCCAACCGCTTGCTGCTGCGCACCTTGATGATCCAGGCGGGGTTCAAGCCGATCGAAACGGAATGGTGGCATTTCCAGCTCGCCGACGAGCCCTACCCGCGGACTTACTTCGATTTCCCCGTGGAATAG
- a CDS encoding tripartite tricarboxylate transporter substrate-binding protein: MKYPERPITLVVGYAPGGGVDILARLLAGQLSEDLEQKVLIENRPGAASNIAAESVARAAPDGYTLYISTHPRPPRPVEQPQSWMDPAAALAPVALLATVPNVVVTGMRTPVTSIAGLVELAKTYPRLLSYGSPGVGSPPHLLGELFLSRTQTELLHVPYRGGALAIPEVIAGRLDALFISLPGALPHIQAGTVRALAVMSERRALAIDHIPTMEESGVIGMDMETRFGLMAPAGTPEDVIARLNRAVNAVLMNPALQAGFIARGYVAPLGRNTPESFQQLVAAEAAKWDAIPRVDGASGLH; the protein is encoded by the coding sequence GTGAAATACCCTGAGCGACCGATTACCCTGGTCGTGGGGTACGCGCCCGGCGGCGGCGTCGACATCCTGGCCCGCCTGCTCGCGGGCCAGCTGTCGGAAGACCTGGAGCAAAAAGTCCTGATCGAAAACCGGCCTGGCGCGGCAAGCAACATCGCTGCGGAGTCGGTCGCACGCGCCGCGCCTGATGGCTACACGCTCTATATCAGCACGCATCCACGTCCGCCGCGCCCGGTGGAACAACCTCAATCATGGATGGACCCGGCGGCGGCGCTGGCGCCCGTGGCGCTGCTGGCGACGGTCCCGAACGTGGTTGTCACGGGCATGCGGACGCCGGTCACCAGCATTGCCGGCCTCGTCGAACTGGCGAAGACGTATCCGCGTTTGCTGAGCTACGGGTCGCCAGGCGTGGGCTCGCCGCCGCATCTGCTGGGTGAACTATTTCTGAGCAGGACGCAGACCGAGCTACTCCATGTGCCCTATCGTGGCGGCGCGCTGGCGATTCCGGAGGTCATCGCTGGCAGGCTGGATGCATTGTTCATATCGTTGCCCGGCGCGCTGCCGCACATACAGGCAGGGACTGTACGTGCGTTGGCGGTGATGTCCGAGCGCAGGGCTTTGGCGATCGACCATATACCCACCATGGAGGAGTCTGGTGTCATCGGTATGGACATGGAAACCCGCTTCGGCCTGATGGCGCCGGCCGGCACGCCGGAGGACGTCATCGCTCGCCTGAACAGGGCTGTCAATGCCGTTCTCATGAACCCGGCGCTGCAGGCGGGCTTCATAGCGCGCGGGTATGTGGCGCCTTTGGGCCGTAATACGCCGGAGTCCTTCCAGCAGTTGGTCGCGGCGGAAGCGGCCAAGTGGGACGCGATCCCTCGGGTCGATGGTGCAAGCGGCTTGCATTAG
- a CDS encoding GNAT family N-acetyltransferase has protein sequence MPDQHANRPLSDSIEIRLAKPSDDITRLTALLHRAYAQLGGMGLRYLAVDQTDEVTRARMAQGECHVALLDGAYVGTVLFKPPERTRGSPWLERPEVAGVAQLAVDPVLQKHGLGARLMALVEARALASGAREIALDTAEPATHLRRWYASLGYRFVEYVQWKHANYRSVVLSKELKMATQPEG, from the coding sequence ATGCCCGATCAGCACGCCAATCGCCCTTTATCCGATTCCATCGAGATTCGCCTAGCCAAGCCGAGCGACGACATTACGCGGCTGACGGCCCTGCTGCACCGCGCCTACGCGCAGCTTGGCGGCATGGGTCTGCGCTACCTGGCGGTCGACCAGACCGACGAAGTCACGCGGGCGCGCATGGCGCAGGGTGAATGCCATGTCGCCCTGCTCGATGGCGCCTATGTCGGGACCGTCCTGTTCAAGCCGCCGGAACGTACCCGTGGCAGCCCCTGGCTGGAACGTCCGGAGGTGGCTGGCGTGGCGCAATTGGCGGTGGATCCCGTCCTGCAGAAGCACGGCCTGGGGGCGCGCCTGATGGCACTGGTCGAAGCGCGCGCCCTGGCGAGCGGCGCGCGCGAGATCGCTCTCGATACGGCGGAGCCGGCCACGCATTTGAGACGCTGGTACGCATCCCTCGGCTACCGCTTCGTCGAGTATGTGCAATGGAAGCATGCCAACTACCGAAGCGTGGTCCTGAGCAAGGAATTGAAAATGGCGACGCAGCCAGAAGGCTGA
- the kdsA gene encoding 3-deoxy-8-phosphooctulonate synthase has protein sequence MSHSIVSIAPDIVCGNDRPFVLFGGINVLESLDLALRACEHYQNVTRKLGIPYVFKASFDKANRSSMHSYRGPGLEEGLKIFEAVKAEFGVPVLTDVHEPWQADPVAQVVDVLQLPAFLARQTDLAVALARTGRVINVKKPQFMSPSQIQNVVEKIVEAGNEQVILCDRGSSFGYDNLVVDMLGFGVMRKVSGNRPVIFDVTHALQQRAAGAAASGGRREQVVELARAGIGAGLAGLFLEAHPDPDNAKCDGPSALPLDKLEPFLTQLKRLDDLVKSFEPLDIH, from the coding sequence ATGTCCCACTCCATCGTTTCCATCGCGCCGGATATCGTTTGCGGCAACGACAGGCCTTTCGTGCTGTTCGGCGGCATCAATGTGCTGGAGTCTCTCGATCTGGCCTTGCGGGCGTGCGAGCACTACCAGAACGTGACGCGCAAGTTGGGCATCCCTTACGTTTTCAAGGCGTCGTTCGACAAGGCGAACCGGTCGTCGATGCACTCCTATCGGGGGCCCGGGCTGGAAGAGGGGCTGAAGATATTCGAAGCGGTGAAGGCGGAATTCGGTGTGCCGGTGCTCACCGACGTGCATGAACCCTGGCAGGCGGATCCGGTCGCGCAGGTCGTCGACGTGTTGCAGTTGCCGGCCTTCCTGGCCAGGCAGACCGACCTGGCGGTGGCGCTGGCCCGGACAGGGCGCGTCATCAACGTCAAGAAGCCGCAGTTCATGAGTCCGTCGCAGATCCAGAACGTGGTCGAGAAAATCGTCGAGGCCGGCAATGAGCAGGTGATCCTGTGCGATCGCGGCAGCAGTTTCGGCTACGACAATCTGGTGGTCGACATGCTGGGATTCGGCGTGATGAGGAAAGTCAGCGGCAACCGGCCGGTGATCTTCGACGTGACGCATGCACTGCAGCAGCGCGCCGCCGGCGCGGCGGCGTCAGGCGGGCGCCGCGAGCAGGTCGTGGAGCTCGCGCGTGCAGGCATCGGCGCCGGCCTGGCCGGCCTGTTCCTGGAGGCGCATCCGGACCCGGACAACGCCAAATGCGACGGCCCCAGCGCCTTGCCGCTGGACAAGCTGGAGCCTTTCCTGACCCAGCTCAAGCGGCTCGACGACCTGGTGAAGTCCTTCGAGCCGCTGGACATCCACTGA
- a CDS encoding LysR substrate-binding domain-containing protein, producing MADDDRDTGQASAQPDAEHLPPLNALRHFEAVARLGSFAAAAADLHVTHWAVGKQIRLLENWFGVPLFERRPRGVVPTDEGAALLNDVKSAFARLNNSSTRLRRASSTRRASGIVRVNALASFALCWLIPRLGDFQARYPDIEVRLSTSSRRLRYVGDAYDIGVRSGLEDAGGVVSTTLMPDLRLPACSPSLLSNRPIRTVADLRNHTLLHSASTRTAWSDWSRAAGISGLRGLRDLHFDHVYLQLGAAAEGLGVTLASLPLIEREIATGRLVCPLSEPIWRGPDYTLVVNTDRADDDAVVAFRSWIVAAAAQGATGG from the coding sequence ATGGCCGACGACGATCGTGACACTGGACAGGCGTCCGCACAGCCGGACGCGGAACATCTGCCACCCTTGAACGCGCTGCGCCACTTCGAGGCCGTTGCCCGCCTGGGCAGCTTCGCGGCCGCCGCGGCCGACCTGCACGTCACCCATTGGGCGGTCGGCAAACAGATCCGCCTGCTGGAAAACTGGTTCGGCGTGCCGCTTTTCGAGCGCCGCCCCCGCGGCGTGGTGCCCACCGACGAAGGCGCCGCGCTGCTCAATGACGTCAAAAGCGCATTTGCCCGCCTGAACAATTCCTCTACCCGCCTGCGGCGTGCGTCGAGCACGCGTCGCGCCAGCGGCATCGTGCGTGTGAACGCCCTGGCCAGCTTCGCGCTGTGCTGGCTGATACCACGGCTGGGAGATTTTCAGGCCCGCTACCCGGACATCGAGGTCAGGCTGTCGACCAGTTCGCGCAGGCTGCGCTATGTGGGCGACGCCTACGATATCGGCGTGCGTTCCGGCCTCGAGGATGCGGGGGGTGTCGTTTCCACGACCTTGATGCCGGACCTGCGCCTGCCCGCCTGCAGTCCGTCCTTGTTGTCGAACCGGCCGATCAGGACGGTCGCGGACTTGCGCAATCACACGCTGCTGCATTCGGCGAGCACGCGCACCGCATGGTCCGACTGGTCGCGCGCGGCCGGGATTTCCGGATTGCGCGGCCTGCGCGACCTGCATTTCGACCACGTGTATCTGCAGCTGGGCGCGGCCGCCGAAGGCCTGGGCGTCACGCTGGCGTCGCTGCCGCTCATCGAGCGCGAGATCGCGACGGGCCGGCTCGTATGCCCCCTATCCGAGCCGATCTGGCGCGGCCCGGATTACACCCTGGTGGTGAACACCGATCGCGCGGACGACGACGCCGTCGTCGCGTTCAGGAGCTGGATCGTGGCCGCCGCGGCCCAGGGGGCGACAGGAGGGTGA
- a CDS encoding MFS transporter, protein MRRFSFSSAMGRMAASPRAQAAGAPKRVLWMACMAHALHDGYTDMIYVLLPVWQADFALNYGALAILRGIYAGTMATLQLPAGRLARKFGTRATLACGTLLAALGYAVAGWSATLPGLCVALAVSGIGSSTQHPLASGAVSRAYGRGARGPLSIYNFAGDLGKSALPAAISLLMVVMPWRHALWAVSLLGLAAAALIALFLPAVANAPSAAKETASRDGQGSGSGFWLLFAIGALDTAVRMGVLTFLPFLLKAKGISQPMMGTALALVFIGGAAGKFACGWLGARAGVIGTVIATEGGTAALILALIVLPLTPALVLLPVLGLMLNGTSSVLYGTVPELTPIERTERAFALFYTGTIASGALSPVAYGVLGDHLGVNSATVAAALTALVIVPLALALAPRLRRISDAC, encoded by the coding sequence ATGCGACGTTTTTCTTTTTCTTCCGCGATGGGCCGGATGGCCGCCAGTCCCCGGGCGCAGGCTGCGGGCGCGCCGAAGCGGGTCCTGTGGATGGCCTGCATGGCGCATGCGCTGCATGACGGGTACACGGACATGATCTACGTCCTCCTGCCCGTATGGCAGGCCGACTTCGCGCTCAATTACGGCGCGCTCGCCATCCTGCGCGGCATCTACGCGGGCACGATGGCGACGCTGCAGCTGCCTGCCGGCCGCCTGGCGCGCAAATTCGGGACGCGGGCCACGCTGGCCTGCGGCACGCTATTGGCGGCGCTCGGCTATGCCGTCGCCGGCTGGTCGGCCACCTTGCCGGGCCTGTGCGTCGCCCTGGCCGTCTCCGGCATCGGCTCCAGCACCCAGCATCCCTTGGCCTCCGGCGCCGTGTCGCGCGCCTACGGCCGCGGCGCGAGAGGACCGCTCAGCATCTACAACTTCGCGGGCGACCTGGGGAAATCCGCGCTGCCCGCGGCGATCTCCCTGCTGATGGTCGTCATGCCGTGGCGCCATGCGCTGTGGGCCGTATCGCTGCTGGGTTTGGCCGCCGCGGCGCTCATCGCGCTTTTTCTTCCGGCCGTCGCGAACGCGCCGTCCGCCGCCAAGGAAACAGCCAGCCGCGACGGACAGGGTTCGGGATCGGGCTTCTGGCTGCTGTTCGCGATCGGCGCGCTGGATACGGCCGTGCGCATGGGCGTGCTGACCTTTCTGCCCTTCCTGCTGAAGGCGAAAGGCATCTCGCAGCCGATGATGGGGACGGCGCTTGCCCTGGTCTTCATCGGCGGCGCCGCCGGCAAGTTCGCATGCGGCTGGCTGGGCGCGCGCGCCGGCGTGATCGGAACCGTGATCGCGACCGAAGGCGGGACGGCCGCCCTGATCCTCGCCTTGATCGTGCTGCCGCTGACCCCCGCGCTGGTGCTGCTGCCCGTGCTCGGCCTGATGCTGAATGGCACGTCGTCCGTCCTGTACGGGACGGTGCCCGAGTTGACGCCCATCGAACGCACCGAGCGCGCGTTCGCGCTTTTCTATACCGGCACGATCGCCTCGGGCGCGCTGTCGCCCGTCGCCTACGGCGTGCTCGGCGACCATCTCGGCGTGAACAGCGCAACGGTGGCGGCGGCGTTGACGGCGCTGGTCATCGTCCCGCTGGCGCTCGCGCTTGCGCCACGCCTGCGCCGCATCAGCGACGCCTGCTGA
- a CDS encoding SDR family oxidoreductase: MARTLIITGGSRGIGAATAKLAARQGYAVCIAYRSDTTSAEEVVSAIKAAGGEAIAVKVDVAKEEDVIALFDTAERSLGPIAGLVNNAAIIASHSRVEDISHERLQRMFAVNAIGPFLCSREAVRRMSTRRGGAGGAIVNVSSSSAQMGSANEYVDYAATKGALETMTIGLAKEVAREGIRVNGVRPGHIYTEMHASGGEPGRVDRLKDTIPMGRGGQPEEVAEAIVWLLSDKASFATGGFLNVNGGK, encoded by the coding sequence ATGGCAAGGACATTGATCATCACCGGCGGCAGCCGCGGCATCGGCGCCGCCACCGCGAAGCTCGCGGCGCGGCAGGGGTACGCGGTGTGCATCGCCTATCGATCCGACACGACGTCGGCCGAAGAGGTGGTGAGCGCGATCAAGGCGGCCGGCGGCGAGGCAATCGCCGTCAAGGTCGACGTCGCCAAGGAGGAGGACGTGATCGCTCTGTTCGACACGGCCGAACGCAGCCTGGGGCCCATCGCCGGACTGGTCAACAACGCGGCGATCATCGCCAGCCACAGCCGGGTCGAGGATATCTCGCATGAGCGGCTGCAGCGGATGTTCGCGGTGAATGCCATCGGCCCGTTCCTGTGTTCGCGCGAGGCCGTGCGCCGCATGTCGACCCGTCGCGGCGGCGCGGGTGGCGCCATCGTCAACGTGTCGTCGTCTTCGGCCCAGATGGGTTCGGCCAACGAATACGTCGACTATGCCGCCACCAAGGGCGCGCTGGAGACGATGACGATAGGCCTGGCCAAGGAAGTCGCGCGCGAGGGCATCCGCGTCAACGGCGTGCGCCCTGGCCACATCTACACCGAGATGCATGCCAGCGGTGGCGAACCGGGCCGGGTCGACCGGCTGAAGGACACCATACCCATGGGCCGGGGTGGCCAACCGGAGGAAGTGGCAGAGGCCATCGTCTGGCTGTTGAGCGACAAGGCGTCCTTCGCCACGGGCGGCTTCCTGAACGTCAACGGCGGCAAGTAG
- the gcvA gene encoding transcriptional regulator GcvA has product MARRLPPLNALRAFEATARNGSLTRAAQELSVTQGAVSRHVSQLEAWLGVALCQRLRHGIETTAEGASYAATLRAAFDLIEAQTRQLRARPTDNILRIKLPPTFAIRWFVPRLARFHALHRHIDVHITTSHQQVEFDRDEVDLCIHSGPAPIPGAICRRLFGEILLPVCSPGLFRNAEPPRDAADLSRFVLLCSMHRASDWPDWLAAARVATIDGNSGLKFENSALAYQAAVDELGIVMAQRAFVEDDLRTGRLLAPLDLRVETGNAYYLAYPKGGQASPLIAAFEAWIVQETTQMEEAAR; this is encoded by the coding sequence ATGGCCAGACGCCTTCCCCCCTTGAACGCGCTGCGGGCTTTCGAAGCCACCGCCCGCAATGGCAGCCTGACGCGCGCGGCACAGGAGTTGTCGGTGACCCAGGGTGCCGTCAGCCGCCACGTCAGCCAGCTCGAAGCGTGGCTGGGCGTGGCGCTGTGCCAGCGCTTGCGCCATGGCATCGAGACCACCGCGGAAGGCGCCAGCTACGCCGCGACCCTGCGCGCGGCCTTCGACCTGATCGAAGCGCAGACGCGCCAGCTGCGCGCGCGGCCGACCGACAACATCCTGCGTATCAAGCTGCCGCCCACCTTCGCGATACGCTGGTTCGTCCCTCGCCTGGCGCGCTTTCATGCCTTGCACCGCCACATCGACGTGCACATCACGACGTCGCACCAGCAGGTGGAATTCGATCGCGATGAAGTAGACCTGTGCATCCATTCCGGCCCCGCCCCCATTCCGGGCGCGATATGCCGGCGACTGTTCGGCGAAATCCTGCTGCCCGTCTGCAGCCCGGGGCTGTTCAGGAACGCGGAGCCGCCCCGCGACGCCGCGGACCTCTCGCGCTTCGTCCTGCTCTGTTCGATGCACCGGGCGTCCGATTGGCCCGACTGGCTGGCCGCCGCGCGCGTGGCGACGATAGACGGCAACAGCGGCCTGAAGTTCGAGAACTCGGCGCTGGCCTACCAGGCGGCCGTCGATGAACTGGGTATCGTCATGGCGCAGCGCGCCTTCGTGGAAGACGACCTGCGCACGGGGCGCCTGCTGGCACCGCTCGACCTGCGCGTGGAGACGGGCAACGCCTACTATCTGGCCTATCCGAAAGGCGGCCAGGCGTCGCCGCTGATCGCGGCCTTCGAAGCGTGGATCGTGCAGGAAACCACGCAGATGGAAGAAGCCGCCCGATAA
- the leuC gene encoding 3-isopropylmalate dehydratase large subunit, translated as MPATMRDGGGAGVPRAGGPLPPVSAQPATVFDKIWNAHLIARLDDGRDLIFVDRHVLQETTSAVAFANLQREGRAVRHPELTIATQDHIVSTAPGRNEDSYPGGRELLTLMRANALRGHIRHFGIEDPRQGIVHVIAPELGFALPGSILACGDSHTSTAGGLGALGIGVGTSEVEHVLATQTLALARPGTMRVRFQGRPGAGITAKDLILLAMGALGVAGGRGCAVEYTGEAVRALSVEGRLTLCNMSIELGARMGLVAPDDATFDYVRGREFAPVGADYERAVRAWRTLRSDDDASFDRDVVVDCEGVAPQVTWGTTPAHVGGVDGKVPDPAFFADARQRDGVAAALAYMGLTPGTPLEGIPVDVAFIGSCTNSRLSDLQAAAAIVQGRRVAPGVRALVVPGSMAVKREAEAMGLHRIFRAAGFEWREAGCSMCVSINDDMVPAGARCIATSNRNFENRQGPGSRTHLASPAMVAAAALRGHITDVRREMRS; from the coding sequence ATGCCAGCCACCATGCGCGATGGGGGCGGGGCGGGCGTTCCGCGCGCCGGCGGCCCCTTGCCGCCGGTCTCGGCGCAGCCGGCCACCGTCTTCGACAAGATATGGAACGCGCATCTCATCGCCCGCCTGGACGACGGGCGGGACCTGATCTTCGTCGATCGCCACGTGCTGCAGGAAACCACCAGCGCGGTGGCCTTCGCCAACCTGCAGCGGGAGGGCCGGGCAGTGCGGCATCCCGAGCTGACCATCGCCACGCAGGACCACATCGTTTCCACCGCACCGGGCCGCAACGAAGACAGCTATCCGGGCGGTCGAGAACTGCTGACCCTGATGCGGGCCAACGCCTTGCGGGGGCATATCCGGCATTTCGGCATCGAGGATCCGCGCCAGGGCATCGTGCACGTGATTGCGCCGGAGCTCGGCTTCGCCTTGCCGGGCAGCATCCTGGCCTGCGGCGACAGCCATACGTCGACGGCGGGCGGCCTGGGCGCCCTGGGCATAGGGGTGGGGACCAGCGAAGTCGAGCACGTGCTGGCGACCCAGACCCTGGCGCTGGCGCGGCCGGGCACGATGCGCGTGCGGTTCCAGGGCAGGCCCGGGGCTGGCATTACCGCCAAGGACCTGATCCTGCTCGCCATGGGCGCGCTGGGTGTGGCGGGCGGCCGCGGCTGTGCGGTGGAATACACCGGCGAGGCCGTGCGCGCGCTGTCCGTGGAAGGGCGCCTGACGCTGTGCAACATGTCCATCGAGCTGGGCGCGCGCATGGGGCTCGTCGCGCCGGACGACGCGACCTTCGATTATGTGCGCGGCCGCGAGTTCGCCCCGGTGGGCGCGGACTACGAGCGGGCGGTGCGGGCATGGCGTACCTTGCGCAGCGACGACGACGCGTCGTTCGATCGCGATGTGGTGGTCGATTGCGAGGGCGTGGCGCCGCAGGTGACCTGGGGCACCACGCCCGCCCACGTCGGCGGCGTCGACGGCAAGGTGCCGGATCCCGCCTTCTTTGCCGACGCAAGGCAGCGCGACGGCGTGGCGGCCGCGCTCGCCTATATGGGCCTGACACCCGGCACGCCGCTGGAGGGTATACCCGTGGACGTGGCCTTTATCGGTTCCTGTACCAATTCGCGGCTTTCCGATCTGCAGGCCGCGGCGGCCATCGTGCAGGGGCGTCGCGTCGCGCCGGGCGTGCGCGCCCTGGTGGTGCCAGGCTCGATGGCGGTGAAGCGGGAAGCCGAGGCCATGGGCCTGCACCGGATCTTCCGCGCCGCCGGCTTCGAGTGGCGCGAAGCGGGATGTTCGATGTGCGTCAGCATCAACGACGACATGGTGCCGGCGGGCGCACGCTGCATCGCCACCAGCAATCGCAATTTCGAGAACCGCCAGGGGCCGGGCAGCCGCACGCATCTGGCCAGCCCCGCCATGGTCGCGGCGGCCGCGCTGCGCGGGCACATCACCGACGTGCGCCGGGAGATGCGCTCATGA
- the leuD gene encoding 3-isopropylmalate dehydratase small subunit, giving the protein MRPAVRDIEGVMAVMPMANINTDAIIPSVWLRTATADMGKGLFGGYRYDGQGREQPDFVLNRGPYRHARILLADENFGCGSSREAAVWALTGFGIGCVLAPSFADIFYENAFRNGLVAAIIDGETYRRLRDSASADPAGPAPTCRVDLATATVTGPDGVSRPFTIPASRAQALMRGDDEIAMTMAHLPAIEAHYERMRAASPWLFPAALQRSNAS; this is encoded by the coding sequence ATGAGACCCGCCGTCCGCGACATCGAGGGCGTCATGGCCGTGATGCCCATGGCGAACATCAATACCGACGCCATCATTCCGTCGGTATGGCTGCGTACCGCCACGGCCGACATGGGCAAGGGCCTGTTCGGCGGCTATCGCTACGACGGCCAGGGCCGCGAGCAGCCGGATTTCGTGCTGAACCGCGGGCCGTACCGGCACGCGCGCATCCTGCTGGCCGACGAGAATTTCGGCTGCGGCAGCTCACGCGAAGCGGCGGTATGGGCGCTGACGGGGTTTGGCATCGGCTGCGTGCTGGCGCCCAGCTTCGCCGACATCTTCTACGAGAACGCCTTTCGCAATGGCCTGGTGGCGGCGATCATCGATGGCGAGACCTATCGGCGGCTGCGCGACAGCGCGTCCGCCGACCCGGCCGGGCCGGCGCCGACATGCCGCGTCGATCTCGCCACCGCGACGGTCACCGGCCCCGACGGCGTCTCGCGTCCCTTCACGATTCCGGCGTCCCGCGCGCAGGCCCTGATGCGCGGCGACGACGAGATCGCCATGACCATGGCCCATCTGCCGGCCATCGAAGCGCACTACGAACGCATGCGCGCGGCCAGCCCCTGGCTGTTTCCCGCCGCGCTGCAAAGGAGCAATGCATCATGA
- a CDS encoding isocitrate lyase/PEP mutase family protein: MTRPSLRDALKRETPLVTPLAHDALSARLIEQAGFHAFAVGGSAMLAARHAYPDIGLIGLTDMVQGLRDIAAASSLPFIADADDGYGDVKSVARLVAAYEAIGVSGFLVEDQSRDHKQQRADKAALVVDEAVIEAKLKAAMQARRNPETFIIGRTDAYGPLGLDAALRRAERFLALGVDGVFIAGLRREEDYRRVGAALKGAYLSAAMFEGGDTPWLSPAELGAMGFTQVSYPASLILRVVQALRDGLSALRRHADGAERLIPMSRGAEVRQVLDEATGLAGWRAIEAGQPRGQ, encoded by the coding sequence ATGACCCGTCCCAGCCTGCGCGATGCCTTGAAGCGCGAAACGCCGCTGGTCACGCCGCTGGCGCACGACGCTTTGTCGGCGCGGCTGATAGAGCAGGCCGGCTTCCATGCCTTCGCGGTCGGCGGCTCGGCCATGCTGGCCGCGCGCCATGCCTATCCCGACATCGGGCTGATCGGCCTGACCGATATGGTGCAGGGCCTGCGCGATATCGCCGCCGCATCCAGCCTGCCGTTCATCGCCGATGCCGACGATGGCTATGGCGACGTCAAGAGCGTGGCGCGCCTGGTCGCCGCATACGAAGCCATCGGCGTCAGCGGCTTCCTGGTGGAGGACCAAAGCCGCGACCACAAGCAGCAGCGCGCCGACAAGGCCGCCCTGGTGGTCGACGAGGCCGTCATCGAAGCCAAGCTGAAGGCCGCCATGCAGGCACGGCGCAACCCGGAGACCTTCATCATCGGGCGTACCGATGCCTACGGTCCGCTGGGCCTGGATGCCGCGCTGCGACGCGCCGAACGCTTCCTGGCGCTGGGTGTCGATGGCGTCTTCATTGCCGGTTTGCGACGCGAAGAGGATTACCGGCGCGTAGGCGCGGCGCTGAAGGGCGCCTACCTGTCGGCGGCGATGTTCGAAGGCGGCGACACGCCCTGGTTGAGTCCCGCCGAACTCGGGGCGATGGGGTTCACGCAGGTTTCCTATCCGGCCAGCCTGATCCTGCGTGTGGTGCAGGCGTTGCGCGATGGCTTGTCCGCCTTGCGGCGCCATGCCGACGGCGCCGAGCGCCTGATTCCCATGTCGCGGGGCGCCGAAGTGCGGCAGGTGCTGGATGAGGCGACAGGCCTGGCCGGCTGGCGCGCCATCGAGGCAGGCCAGCCGCGCGGGCAATGA